The following coding sequences are from one Syngnathus acus chromosome 14, fSynAcu1.2, whole genome shotgun sequence window:
- the LOC119133315 gene encoding terminal nucleotidyltransferase 5C-like: MTEPPTEKRFHHLTMEQLQALDKVLTEVIPIHGRGNFPTLQVSAKDIIRLVKDRLVERNIRVKDIRLNGAAASHILVRDNGLDVRDLDIIFGVELPRQEDFQVIKEVVLGSLRDLLPCGVNRHKITCLTMKEAYVPKMVKVFNEHDRWSLISLSNNRAKTVGLRFVSALRRQFEFSVDSFQIILDRILESYWESDRRHASKVFSDDQKLISKGSERGNEEGAQSGVTQVNSDMASSGQTGRRSEAVEEKDLAGAEKCEEQELASEDVHFKQEEQEIDTRSQENIVLEQSDDKEDFSKGSPVVSSPTCACLKLQVQDEASHSRISITALVSKSSMQDCVQVESASPNLQESHHEFSSPPPAKKTCSMSPEVVPDYCPSPKLQRKMSRKMICSPEKWSLLTDVSDMTTQLFAPIEIPPQMKSPSEDGAHGTASSQRSATDVSGLQVGPETNQAPDITVRPKHSRKPPDYDTGGHTHEVNVGLTQDETPPLSCGLGSWGSSVTVEAECMYGDFNQAMEHLRHRLIATHHPEEIRGGGLLKYSHLLVRNFRPASETEIKSLEKYMCSRFFIDFSDVKEQQRKIEAYLHCHFTGSEESAKYDYLMTLWRVIDESTVCLMGYERRQTLNMITVLALRVLGEQNAIPNAANVTCFYQPAPYMSEPIYSSYFIAQAQPSLVYHPYPLHVHMQSGLV, from the coding sequence ATGACAGAGCCTCCAACCGAGAAGCGATTCCACCATTTGACAATGGAGCAACTCCAAGCTCTGGATAAAGTCCTAACTGAGGTCATTCCCATCCACGGGCGAGGGAATTTCCCCACACTGCAGGTGAGTGCCAAAGACATCATCCGCTTGGTCAAGGATCGACTTGTAGAAAGAAACATCCGGGTTAAGGATATACGTCTGAATGGAGCCGCGGCCAGCCACATCCTGGTGAGGGACAATGGCCTGGACGTCAGGGACTTAGACATTATTTTTGGAGTGGAGTTACCTAGGCAGGAGGACTTCCAGGTGATCAAGGAGGTGGTGCTGGGCAGCCTGAGAGACCTCCTCCCATGTGGAGTTAACAGACACAAGATCACCTGCCTCACCATGAAAGAAGCTTACGTACCAAAGATGGTGAAAGTCTTCAACGAGCACGACAGATGGAGTCTCATCTCTCTGTCCAACAACAGAGCCAAAACGGTGGGCCTGAGATTCGTCAGCGCCCTCCGTCGGCAGTTTGAATTTAGCGTTGACTCCTTCCAGATCATCCTGGACCGCATCTTGGAGTCCTACTGGGAGAGTGACAGGAGACACGCAAGCAAGGTGTTCTCAGATGATCAGAAACTGATCTCAAAAGGCAGCGAGAGGGGAAACGAAGAGGGAGCGCAATCAGGCGTCACGCAGGTTAACTCCGACATGGCTTCCAGTGGACAGACTGGGCGTCGGAGTGAAGCTGTTGAGGAGAAAGATCTTGCAGGGGCTGAAAAATGTGAGGAACAAGAGTTAGCATCTGAGGATGTTCATTTCAAGCAGGAAGAGCAGGAAATAGACACACGCTCACAAGAGAACATTGTTCTTGAGCAAAGTGATGACAAGGAAGACTTTTCAAAGGGATCTCCTGTGGTCTCATCCCCAACGTGTGCATGTTTAAAGCTGCAGGTCCAAGATGAGGCTTCTCATTCTCGTATCTCCATCACAGCATTGGTCAGTAAATCATCCATGCAGGATTGTGTCCAAGTGGAATCCGCCAGCCCCAACCTCCAAGAGTCCCATCACGAGTTCTCTTCACCTCCCCCGGCCAAGAAAACCTGCAGCATGTCCCCAGAGGTTGTACCAGACTACTGCCCATCGCCCaaactgcaaagaaaaatgtcccGCAAGATGATCTGCAGTCCTGAAAAATGGTCTCTGCTGACAGACGTGTCAGATATGACCACTCAGCTGTTCGCACCCATCGAGATACCCCCTCAGATGAAGTCTCCTTCGGAAGACGGGGCTCATGGAACAGCTTCATCCCAGAGGAGCGCAACTGATGTTTCAGGACTCCAGGTTGGACCTGAGACCAATCAGGCTCCTGATATAACCGTGAGGCCCAAACATTCCAGGAAGCCTCCAGATTACGACACTGGAGGCCACACACATGAGGTGAATGTAGGACTGACTCAGGATGAGACTCCCCCACTCAGCTGTGGATTGGGCTCGTGGGGGTCCTCGGTGACTGTGGAGGCAGAGTGCATGTAcggtgacttcaaccaggccaTGGAGCACCTACGGCATCGCCTCATTGCCACACACCACCCCGAGGAGATCCGAGGAGGGGGGCTGCTGAAATACAGCCACCTCCTAGTGAGGAACTTCCGTCCAGCCAGCGAGACGGAGATCAAGTCTTTGGAAAAGTACATGTGCTCGCGCTTCTTCATCGACTTTTCCGATGTGAAGGAGCAGCAGCGCAAGATCGAAGCCTACCTGCACTGCCACTTCACGGGCAGCGAGGAGAGCGCCAAGTACGACTATCTGATGACTCTGTGGCGCGTCATCGACGAAAGCACCGTGTGCCTGATGGGCTACGAGAGGAGGCAGACGCTTAACATGATCACAGTCCTGGCTCTGAGGGTACTGGGGGAGCAGAACGCCATACCCAACGCCGCCAACGTCACCTGCTTTTACCAACCGGCCCCTTACATGAGCGAGCCCATTTACAGCAGCTACTTCATCGCGCAAGCCCAACCCTCGCTCGTCTACCATCCCTACCCGCTCCACGTCCACATGCAAAGCGGCCTGGTGTAG